Proteins encoded together in one Macrobrachium rosenbergii isolate ZJJX-2024 chromosome 45, ASM4041242v1, whole genome shotgun sequence window:
- the LOC136829730 gene encoding serine-rich adhesin for platelets-like isoform X2 gives MGDRQRNFAQYATALNQYANFNNDGERSSRERGDGGPGSGPGGSSNSGAGSSSGSGGASHGGTASAGNAALWGELSRTLQYNNYPGFGTAWQGGGGDMRLYGYGGYGEGQVDGRGEGRPEGRSEGRRVPSKGETKATPPLPPGMGASMGSALASLQQLVASGGADAANVYRSFLAARQYAAAAAALSALPAAPPPSINPAALHAASALSGHHQQQQQHQQQQRRQQQQHHQQQLQQQQQAAAFVAAATAGLNGEGLGMHGASRMQQPSPQGRKCTPVPADIRHDDPLPSPGRTRSHPPPTINNQETVCTPVIGKGSFEPPPGVGDGGGDMGSDGRRVQSGSESEGDQRIRHRRKQEQPRRQSVIYPVAMQSESGGGGDSSSDDSQGYDVLLTRNAVEHRDSPHDSVHSNSPVDPALRLSRETFPAQGMSQAMSHALAHPFLAAHLNASQLLQVAQTTPPPTKQDVPPAPSPHSQTHQLQVRTDLLEPHPKEAETSYPSQDPPPRSLTQPQISLPEVDIRSVRTPPSNASLDSNVAPVKKRRCSPSYMENDTVVSDSMVGKTSVSEVSSRSDGGGSNSLSSTSYNQTREESTAHTISPNVESTPVNGLSGSCEAVEKNASSSGSDSQSSLNVSMQSCETEKALNRSLDKSDQDFYNGDNEMLYSPRKRNRKRKSESEAVVEVETTVIEGQLDESAESKRRTRQKRAISYVEDGTDPVLEMNEDSSPDATPVKKKGRRPKEVRERTDSESNPSPEQPQMTEAPTSPPVLPPPPLPPPQPSSGPQEESPPKSMHNSPPSRGRGRGLYRGAPRGRGRLPMTADSHEFSSITEPLHVDTSLAMEPDLRVPGPPPITPSSCSPDVYDFNDTDSDGVGRGKKGKRGRKKGFSPKKNNKQSPVEAAKANISPRSRDTMVKSPKSPKFFSSSRSPVSDRNKEWLRGVSPPVRDLSKSLSEVSCNEGGTYNHAPSLDGKSSDVLQNSESCDSLTTDNAKLDVNVTSPRRSTRRVKPREMDSSLLDVKGDDSSDVSLQSLPSNSKLNTSFSGSILNNAQNSEEKIEKDESPSRGSDVADGSPSSRVRRRGRRPLDQSDMMAGQALNSEIDNVSTPEKSLPTSVDSAITDDGHTKVSDSISVDEKCNSVPPVKKGRRGRPRKGIKVESPGAAAKGKGKGRGKKRKRKFTPFPKGTKKKLFVGGNETNELPEETSQYQSVPEDDVYDDAEDSAENDIQEVSSCDVESTSEEKTGALHLTNDALKPEGSLLQTKPNKVTDVSSLSNEKSSSSCDVPQNEMVLKSSDTPESVGETLTVIAQMEEAESRVKRLRGRRTSAKQDGKAESELMKPKEEELDTNEVIKGSKHEPDVEECIPKEKPSIQTASVEVNESVPDKQENKETRQSPTLKTLVDSKSVTPNKSAISGIQDKCKVDGMSLPYLRRKGPDFEKESFGSQFKAFVENDKSLETQEYTNNEFPEHKDMQNSRRDHSSSSGTGSDAAEGITVPVAAEVKNFGDQVPSESQIIGAKPVEIQKAVVRQVEAEVKVHCSQSEKSEIDSKENLKGTSVEQDTKADCEEKPTLQDLGSMSGEKKPDTENSLVPISSNSQPVIKEDDTSKNSVPGIPSDMLLDVPEASANIPLPPPDAMEVPQGTDMDVDAETVENIAKFLEETASTIPGATEENYNEKRPKRSSRPPRNMDDNEMNDLLMLLNMEDEESEDEDYVPKDLENLDSTAESDDGVDSDGNDDDDDDDESGADYESEGRGGSTLSNFLELAGDAGGDNDKVPSSFKHGKGSAAKSKGLKNGKGKKYKNDTSSAKKGKVKGKVKYNSKGRHDDDVKRKGDDGKKKGEGERKGPYIRVDPSTSGEVIVNTPYRDEEEQDKQVRKLNIQFYCKIEAKQKTAKVGYNSTLHNNYDAFSKDTTWFCSFCKNYSHTWKLGDLFGPYFIEGLTLRKKKYPKVIEGQVVESTSPNEVGRFKKRPPRRESTSDVPGESKKLELGGCSPPWRFVPAATPARMLCRPGSKEVGPQQIQDTSNPISTSNTKEGSTGDPITPVTAPAEARPPGTECWVHESCLLWSPGVHIINSKLCGLEEAVIHAQDSVCTNCSEAGATIGCLGKGCPLMVHVPCATQLHWTLDRQTFMSFCPKHSVSSPKDQSELSSVP, from the exons ATGGGTGACAGACAGCGTAATTTTGCGCAGTATGCCACAGCTCTAAATCAGTATGCAA ACTTTAACAATGATGGAGAACGAAGTAGCCGGGAGAGGGGAGACGGGGGCCCTGGTTCTGGCCCCGGTGGAAGCAGCAATAGTGGTGCCGGAAGCAGCAGTGGCAGTGGAGGTGCTAGTCATGGGGGGACGGCGTCTGCTGGAAATGCTGCACTGTGGGGCGAGTTGAGTAGGACCCTGCAGTACAACAACTACCCAGGTTTTGGTACAGCATGGCAAG GAGGTGGAGGTGATATGAGGCTCTATGGCTACGGTGGATATGGAGAAGGACAGGTGGATGGCCGTGGAGAAGGCCGCCCAGAGGGTCGAAGTGAGGGTCGCCGAGTTCCAAGCAAGGGGGAGACGAAGGCTACGCCACCTCTGCCCCCAGGCATGGGAGCAAGCATGGGGTCAGCTTTGGCCTCCCTTCAGCAGCTTGTGGCCAGTGGAGGAGCGGATGCAGCTAATGTTTACAGAAGTTTCTTGGCAGCTCGGCAATATGCTGCTGCAGCCGCTGCCCTCAGTGCCCTTCCAGCTGCGCCTCCACCATCCATAAATCCTGCTGCTCTTCATGCTGCAAGTGCATTGTCTGGCCAccaccagcaacaacaacagcatcagcagcagcagagaagaCAGCAACAGCAACACCATCAACAGcagctgcaacaacaacaacaggcaGCTGCGTTTGTAGCCGCAGCCACAGCTGGTCTTAATGGAGAAGGGTTAGGAATGCACGGAGCCTCACGCATGCAACAACCTTCTCCGCAGGGAAGGAAGTGCACCCCAGTCCCAGCTGATATCCGACATGACGACCCTCTGCCATCACCAGGTAGGACTCGCTCCCACCCTCCTCCAACAATCAATAACCAGGAGACGGTATGTACTCCTGTGATTGGAAAAGGAAGCTTTGAGCCACCTCCTGGAGTTGGAGATGGTGGCGGCGACATGGGAAGTGATGGCAGGCGAGTGCAGAGTGGCAGTGAGAGTGAGGGCGATCAGAGAATCAGGCACAGACGTAAGCAAGAGCAGCCCAGGCGTCAGAGTGTCATATACCCCGTTGCTATGCAATCTGAGAGTGGAGGTGGAGGAGACTCGAGTTCAGATGATTCTCAGGGTTATGACGTTCTCCTTACTCGGAACGCCGTCGAACACAGAGACTCTCCTCACGATTCCGTGCACAGTAACTCGCCGGTAGACCCAGCTTTACGGCTGTCTCGAGAGACGTTCCCTGCTCAGGGAATGAGTCAGGCTATGAGTCATGCTCTAGCTCATCCTTTCTTGGCAGCTCACCTGAATGCCAGTCAGCTACTGCAGGTAGCTCAGACAACTCCTCCACCCACAAAGCAGGATGTGCCCCCTGCGCCTTCCCCTCATTCTCAAACGCACCAGTTGCAAGTTCGGACAGACCTGCTGGAACCGCATCCAAAGGAAGCAGAGACATCATATCCCTCACAGGACCCTCCGCCTCGCTCCCTCACGCAACCACAGATATCCCTGCCAGAGGTGGACATTCGTAGTGTACGGACCCCTCCTAGTAATGCTTCTTTAGATAGCAATGTTGCACCTGTTAAAAAGAGGAGATGTTCTCCTAGTTATATGGAAAATGACACTGTTGTCAGTGACAGTATGGTGGGAAAGACTAGTGTGAGTGAAGTAAGTTCAAGGAGTGATGGTGGGGGGAGTAATAGTCTATCTAGTACGAGTTATAACCAGACGAGAGAGGAAAGTACTGCACATACTATAAGTCCCAATGTAGAAAGCACCCCTGTAAATGGTCTTAGTGGATCTTGTGAGGCTGTGGAGAAGAATgctagtagtagtggtagtgacAGTCAGTCTTCGTTAAATGTGAGCATGCAAAGTTGTGAAACAGAAAAAGCATTGAATAGAAGTTTAGATAAAAGTGATCAAGATTTTTATAATGGTGATAATGAAATGCTGTACAGTCCTAGAAAGCGAAACAGGAAGAGGAAATCTGAAAGTGAAGCTGTAGTGGAAGTAGAGACCACTGTTATTGAAGGGCAGCTTGATGAGAGTGCAGAGAGTAAAAGGAGAACTAGGCAAAAGAGAGCCATTTCCTACGTTGAAGATGGCACAGACCCAGTGCTGGAGATGAATGAGGATTCTTCTCCTGATGCAACCCCagtgaaaaagaaagggagaagaccAAAGGAAGTTCGTGAAAGGACTGACAGTGAAAGTAATCCCAGTCCTGAGCAGCCACAAATGACTGAAGCTCCAACAAGTCCCCCTGTACTGCCACCCCCACCCCTGCCACCTCCCCAACCATCGTCAGGTCCTCAGGAAGAATCACCACCCAAGTCTATGCATAATTCTCCCCCAAGTAGAGGGCGAGGAAGGGGCCTCTATCGTGGTGCCCCCAGGGGTAGAGGCAGATTGCCAATGACAGCAGATTCCCACGAATTCTCAAGTATCACTGAACCTTTGCACGTTGATACATCTCTTGCCATGGAGCCTGATTTAAGAGTTCCAGGTCCCCCTCCCATAACCCCTTCTTCTTGCAGCCCAGATGTGTATGACTTCAATGACACTGATAGTGATGGTGTAGGTCGAGGGAAGAagggcaagagagggagaaagaagggaTTTAGcccaaagaaaaacaataagCAGTCTCCCGTGGAAGCAGCGAAAGCCAATATTAGTCCTAGATCTCGTGATACAATGGTAAAATCTCCTAAGTCACCCAAGTTTTTTTCAAGCTCTCGGAGCCCAGTGTCAGACCGTAACAAGGAATGGCTCCGAGGAGTATCTCCTCCTGTTCGAGACTTATCAAAAAGTTTGTCAGAGGTTTCTTGCAATGAAGGTGGCACTTACAACCATGCACCTTCCCTTGATGGTAAATCATCTGATGTTTTACAGAATTCTGAGAGTTGTGATAGTTTGACCACTGATAATGCAAAATTAGATGTTAATGTTACTTCTCCACGTAGAAGTACCCGTAGAGTTAAGCCTCGAGAGATGGACTCCTCGTTGTTGGATGTCAAAGGAGATGACTCCTCTGATGTGAGTCTTCAGTCACTCCCCAGTAATTCAAAACTTAACACTTCGTTCTCAGGGTCTATCCTAAACAATGCACAAAATTCGGAAGAGAAGATTGAAAAAGATGAGTCGCCCTCACGTGGGTCAGACGTAGCTGATGGTTCTCCAAGCAGTCGtgtacgaagaagaggaaggagacctTTAGATCAAAGTGACATGATGGCTGGTCAGGCTTTGAACAGTGAAATTGATAATGTTTCAACCCCAGAGAAAAGTCTTCCCACTAGTGTGGACTCTGCAATAACAGATGATGGACACACGAAAGTTTCAGACAGTATTAGTGTTGATGAGAAATGTAATTCTGTTCCCCCTGTCAAGAAGGGGAGGCGAGGAAGACCACGCAAAGGTATAAAAGTGGAGAGCCCAGGAGCAGCTGCtaagggtaaggggaaggggaggggcaagAAACGTAAGAGAAAATTCACACCCTTTCCAAAGGGGACTAAAAAGAAACTATTTGTTGGTGGCAATGAAACTAATGAGCTTCCAGAAGAAACCAGTCAGTATCAGTCAGTACCTGAAGATGATGTTTATGATGATGCTGAAGATTCAGCCGAGAACGATATACAGGAGGTCAGTTCATGTGATGTAGAGAGTACCTCCGAAGAGAAAACTGGAGCATTGCATCTTACCAACGATGCTTTGAAACCTGAGGGTTCGTTGCTTCAGACCAAACCAAACAAAGTAACAGATGTGAGTTCTTTAAGTAATGAAAAGTCATCTAGTTCCTGTGATGTCCCACAAAATGAGATGGTCTTGAAATCCTCAGATACACCAGAGTCTGTTGGGGAAACTTTAACTGTGATAGCACAAATGGAGGAAGCAGAATCTCGTGTCAAGAGGTTACGAGGAAGAAGGACAAGCGCCAAGCAAGACGGTAAGGCAGAGTCTGAGCTGATGAAACCGAAAGAGGAAGAACTTGATACAAATGAAGTTATAAAAGGCTCCAAACATGAGCCAGATGTGGAAGAATGTATCCCAAAGGAGAAACCTTCTATACAAACTGCCAGTGTAGAAGTCAACGAATCTGTTcctgataaacaagaaaacaaggaaactCGCCAAAGTCCAACTTTAAAAACGCTTGTTGACAGTAAGTCTGTTACCCCAAACAAAAGTGCAATCTCAGGTATCCAGGACAAATGCAAAGTTGACGGGATGTCACTGCCTTACCTTAGGAGGAAAGGGCCAGATTTTGAGAAGGAGTCCTTTGGAAGTCAGTTCAAAGCATTCGTAGAGAATGATAAATCTTTAGAAACACaggaatatacaaataatgaatTTCCAGAGCATAAAGATATGCAAAATTCCAGAAGGGATCATAGTAGCTCCTCTGGAACTGGAAGTGATGCAGCTGAAGGCATTACAGTACCTGTTGCAGCAGAGGTTAAGAATTTTGGCGATCAGGTGCCTTCAGAAAGTCAGATAATTGGGGCAAAGCCAGTTGAAATTCAAAAGGCTGTTGTCAGGCAAGTAGAGGCAGAAGTCAAGGTGCATTGCTCTCAGTCTGAAAAGTCTGAAATTGACTCCaaggaaaatttgaaaggaaCATCTGTTGAGCAAGACACTAAGGCAGATTGTGAGGAAAAGCCCACTCTTCAGGATCTGGGATCCATGTCTGGTGAGAAGAAGCCCGATACTGAGAACTCTCTAGTACCCATAAGTAGCAATTCACAACCTGTAATAAAAGAAGATGATACCTCCAAAAATTCTGTTCCTGGTATTCCTTCGGACATGTTACTAGATGTTCCAGAGGCCTCGGCCAACATACCGCTCCCTCCTCCAGATGCGATGGAGGTCCCTCAAGGCACAGATATGGATGTAGATGCAGAGacagttgaaaatattgcaaaatttttaGAGGAGACAGCTTCCACTATACCTGGTGCTACCGAAGAGAATTACAATGAGAAACGTCCTAAGCGCTCGTCACGTCCCCCAAGGAACATGGATGATAATGAGATGAATGATCTGTTGATGTTACTCAACATGGAAGATGAAGAAAGTGAAGATGAAGATTACGTACCCAAGGACCTTGAAAACTTGGATAGCACTGCTGAGAGTGATGATGGAGTAGATAGTGATGgaaatgatgatgacgacgatgatgatgaaagcGGTGCAGACTATGAAAGTGAGGGTCGTGGTGGTAGTACACTGAGTAATTTCCTGGAATTGGCAGGTGATGCGGGTGGTGATAATGACAAGGTGCCAAGTAGTTTCAAACATGGAAAAGGTTCCGCTGCCAAATCAAAGGGACTCAAAAATGGGAAGGGCAAGAAATACAAGAATGACACTTCCAGTGCCAAGaaaggaaaggtgaaaggaaaagtGAAGTACAATAGCAAAGGGAGACATGATGATGATGTGAAGAGGAAGGGGGATGATGGGAAGAAAAAGGGTGAGGGTGAGAGAAAGGGTCCGTACATTCGGGTTGATCCAAGTACATCGGGAGAGGTCATTGTTAATACTCCTTACCGTGATGAAGAGGAGCAGGACAAACAGGTGCGGAAGTTGAACATTCAGTTTTACTGTAAAATTGAAGCCAAACAGAAGACTGCGAAGGTTGGTTACAATAGTACGCTTCATAACAATTACGATGCATTTTCCAAAGATACCACCTGGTTCTGCTCTTTCTGCAAAAACTACAGCCATACGTGGAAATTAGGTGATCTCTTTGGACCATATTTCATTGAGGGGTTGACATTGCGTAAGAAGAAGTACCCCAAAGTAATTGAAGGCCAAGTTGTTGAATCTACATCTCCAAATGAGGTTGGTAGATTCAAGAAACGTCCTCCAAGACGAGAATCCACTTCAGACGTTCCTGGAGAGTCTAAAAAG TTGGAACTTGGAGGATGCTCCCCACCGTGGAGATTCGTCCCAGCAGCAACTCCCGCTCGGATGCTG